The proteins below come from a single Nocardiopsis gilva YIM 90087 genomic window:
- the truA gene encoding tRNA pseudouridine(38-40) synthase TruA — translation MHDPASPTTSTPELLRLRLDIAYDGTEFSGWAEQPGRRTVQGELQFALARVLRLDGVQLTVAGRTDAGVHARGQVAHLDVPVDLWAAEGDRLLRRLSGVLPADVRVRAVAPAPEGFDARFSPLYRRYVYRVSDAPGGVDPLRRHDVLWHKRPLDLDRMNQAAAELLGEHDFAAYCRKREGATTIRELLRLEWVREDEHLYAGTVQADAFCHNMVRALVGAVLAVGDGRRDTSWPRTVLNAGVRDSAVHVVPPHGLSLEEIRYPADTDLATRATATRRVRTLSG, via the coding sequence ATGCACGACCCGGCGTCGCCCACGACGAGCACGCCTGAGCTCCTCCGGCTGCGACTGGACATCGCCTACGACGGCACCGAGTTCTCCGGGTGGGCCGAGCAGCCGGGACGGCGAACGGTCCAGGGAGAACTGCAGTTCGCTCTGGCACGTGTGCTGCGTCTGGACGGCGTTCAGTTGACCGTGGCCGGACGGACGGACGCCGGCGTGCACGCACGTGGGCAGGTGGCCCATCTGGACGTCCCTGTGGATCTGTGGGCCGCTGAGGGTGACCGTCTGCTGCGTCGCCTGTCGGGGGTCCTCCCCGCTGACGTCCGAGTCCGCGCCGTGGCCCCGGCTCCCGAGGGCTTCGACGCCCGCTTCTCCCCGCTGTACCGCCGCTACGTCTACCGGGTCAGCGATGCCCCCGGCGGCGTCGACCCACTGCGCCGCCACGACGTCCTGTGGCACAAGCGCCCCCTCGACCTGGACCGCATGAACCAGGCGGCGGCCGAGCTCCTCGGCGAACACGACTTCGCCGCCTACTGCCGCAAGCGCGAGGGCGCGACGACCATCCGCGAACTGCTGCGCCTGGAGTGGGTGCGCGAGGACGAGCACCTCTACGCGGGCACCGTCCAGGCCGACGCCTTCTGCCACAACATGGTCCGAGCCCTGGTCGGCGCCGTCCTCGCGGTCGGCGACGGCCGCCGCGACACGTCATGGCCCCGAACCGTCCTCAACGCCGGAGTCCGCGACTCGGCCGTCCACGTCGTCCCACCCCACGGCCTCAGCCTGGAGGAAATCCGCTACCCCGCCGACACCGACCTGGCCACGCGCGCCACCGCCACCCGCAGAGTGCGGACCCTGTCCGGTTAG